One window of the Opisthocomus hoazin isolate bOpiHoa1 chromosome 12, bOpiHoa1.hap1, whole genome shotgun sequence genome contains the following:
- the LDHD gene encoding putative D-lactate dehydrogenase, mitochondrial, with product MALRRVLGLGGALGRRSCCSKRPLPPDFVEALRAVVGGPNVSTAMAVREQHGRDESMHGCAPPDAVVWPRAVGQVQELAALCHRCRVPMVPFGTGTGLEGGVNAVQGGVCFDLSRMDAITELSTEDFSVMVEPGVTRKALNSHLRGTGLWFPVDPGADASLCGMAATGASGTNAVRYGTMRSNVLNLRVVLPDGRLLHTAGPGRQPRKRAAGYDLTSLFVGSEGTLGFLTQATLRLHPLPEATAAAVAAFPSTRAAVDCTVQVLQAAVPVARIEFLDEVMADACGRFSGMAMPAAATLLLELHGSRHGLAEQQQQTEEIVRQNGGSGLAWAEDAEQRGRLWAMRHSAWYAALALRPGCQGYSTDVCVPISRLPDVVVDTKRDLRDSGLTGPMVGHVGDGNFHCLLIFDTQDPHEAQRVHAFTQRLGRRALAAGGTCTGEHGVGLGKRGLLREELGQEGLDTLRCIKAALDPHHLMNPGKVL from the exons ATGGCCCTGCGGagggtcctggggctggggggggccctgggccgccggagctgctgctccaag cgtccGCTGCCCCCCGACTTCGTGGAGGCCCTGAGGGCCGTGGTCGGGGGTCCCAACGTCTCCACGGCCATGGCGGTGCGGGAGCAGCACGGCCGCGACGAGTCCATGCACGg ctgtgcccccccgGACGCCGTGGTGTGGCCCCGGGCGGTGGGGCaggtgcaggagctggcagcgCTCTGCCACCGCTGCCGCGTGCCCATGGTGCCCTTCGGCACCGGCACTGGCCTCGAGGGCGGCGTCAACGCCGTGCAG GGCGGCGTCTGCTTCGACCTGAGCCGCATGGACGCCATCACGGAGCTGAGCACCGAGGACTTCTCGGTGATGGTGGAGCCCGGCGTCACCCGCAAGGCCCTCAACAGCCACCTGCGTGGCACCGGGCTCTGGTTCCCCGTCG ACCCCGGGGCGGATGCCTCGCTGTGCGGCATGGCGGCCACGGGCGCCTCGGGCACCAACGCGGTGCGGTACGGCACCATGCGGTCCAACGTGCTCAACCTGCGCGTGGTGCTGCCGGACGGGCGCCTGCTCCACACCGCCGGCCCCGGGCGCCAGCCCAG GAAGCGAGCAGCCGGCTACGACCTGACCTCGCTCTTCGTGGGCTCCGAGGGCACCCTGGGCTTCCTGACGCAGGCCACGCTGCGCCTGCACCCGCTGCCCGAGGCCACGGCCGCCGCCGTCGCCGCCTTCCCCAGCACGCGGGCGGCCGTGGACTGCACCGTCCAGGTGCTGCAGGCCGCCGTGCCCGTGGCACGCATCG AGTTCCTGGACGAGGTGATGGCGGATGCCTGCGGGCGCTTCAGCGGGATGGCGATGCCGGCGGCGGCCACGCTCCTCCTGGAGCTCCACGGCTCCCGGCACGgcctggctgagcagcagcaacaGACGG AGGAGATCGTGCGTCAGAACGGCGGCTCTGGGCTGGCCTGGGCAGAGGACGCGGAGCAGCGCGGGCGGCTCTGGGCCATGCGGCACAGCGCCTGGTACGCTGCGCTGGCCCTGCGACCCGGCTGCCAG GGCTACTCCACCGACGTCTGCGTCCCCATCTCCCGCCTGCCCGACGTCGTGGTGGACACCAAGCGGGACCTGCGGGACTCCGGCCTCACCG gcccCATGGTGGGACACGTGGGCGATGGCAACTTCCACTGCCTCCTCATCTTCGACACCCAGGACCCGCACGAAGCCCAGCGCGTCCACGCCTTCACCCAGCGCCTGggcag gcgggcgctggcggcTGGGGGCACCTGCACCGGGGAGCACGGCGTGGGGCTGGGCAAGCGGGGGCTGCTGCGCGAGGAGCTGGGCCAGGAGGGGCTGGACACCCTGCGCTGCATCAAGGCCGCGCTGGACCCCCACCACCTGATGAACCCCGGCAAGGTCCTCTGA